In one Echinicola marina genomic region, the following are encoded:
- a CDS encoding sensor histidine kinase, which produces MKLLTYTSRIQLLYFLMLFGIFSILFYLVLSWNVLQNVDEVLYNRKVNLLAYLEQNPEAPFKEDNPLDDFTFYLVGEAAFQERYESYTDTLIYEPVDDEFDEYRMLNTFVRLHGKHYRLEIIKPHLEAAEMIGTIAITLGSLFLALLLSFYVSQRVISRKIWGPFFEILEKLRLFRFDKQEFPALPSTHIDEFRMLNEAVNELTRKNMEVFESQKQFIENASHEMQTPLSVIQSRLEGLIGQAELTQEQAEIVEGIIGSTQRLKKLNKTLLLLSKIENRQFLLSEQVDINTIISRSMEYYEEQKAALNISVKTEIQNNLIVQGNTMLAEILVQNLLKNAFLHNRENGTVNIQTKERKFMIANTGHEKQETGTVLEKDKLFSRFYKQSGNPDTWGLGLAIARKIADTSGWELHYREEEGLHIFEVDFG; this is translated from the coding sequence ATGAAGCTGCTTACTTACACCTCCCGCATTCAATTGCTTTATTTCCTGATGCTTTTCGGAATTTTTTCCATATTGTTTTACCTGGTGCTAAGCTGGAACGTACTTCAAAATGTAGATGAAGTGTTGTACAACCGTAAAGTCAACCTACTGGCTTACCTTGAACAAAACCCTGAAGCACCGTTTAAAGAGGACAATCCGCTGGACGATTTCACTTTTTATCTTGTTGGAGAAGCTGCTTTTCAGGAAAGATACGAAAGTTATACCGATACCCTCATTTATGAGCCTGTTGATGACGAGTTCGATGAGTACCGCATGCTGAACACTTTTGTGAGACTACATGGCAAACATTACCGGCTGGAAATCATAAAACCTCACCTGGAAGCGGCTGAAATGATCGGAACCATTGCTATCACGCTGGGATCTTTGTTCCTGGCCCTGTTGCTTTCTTTTTATGTATCCCAGCGCGTTATCTCCCGGAAAATATGGGGCCCGTTTTTCGAAATACTCGAAAAACTCCGGCTCTTTCGATTTGATAAACAAGAATTTCCTGCACTGCCATCTACACATATTGATGAGTTCCGGATGCTGAATGAAGCTGTGAATGAGCTGACCCGGAAAAATATGGAAGTGTTTGAAAGCCAGAAGCAATTTATCGAAAATGCTTCCCATGAAATGCAAACACCCCTGTCTGTTATCCAGTCTAGGTTGGAAGGGCTTATCGGACAGGCAGAACTCACACAAGAGCAGGCGGAAATTGTGGAAGGCATTATCGGCTCCACACAGCGCTTAAAAAAATTGAACAAAACCCTGCTGCTCTTATCTAAAATCGAAAACCGGCAGTTTCTCCTTTCAGAACAGGTTGATATAAACACAATAATCAGCCGATCAATGGAATATTATGAAGAACAGAAAGCTGCCCTGAATATATCGGTGAAAACGGAAATACAAAATAATTTGATCGTGCAGGGTAATACGATGCTTGCCGAGATACTGGTACAGAACCTGCTTAAAAATGCATTTCTGCATAACAGGGAAAATGGCACGGTGAACATTCAAACAAAAGAGAGAAAGTTCATGATTGCCAATACAGGGCATGAAAAACAAGAAACAGGGACGGTATTAGAAAAAGACAAATTATTCAGCCGTTTTTACAAACAATCGGGTAATCCCGATACCTGGGGGCTAGGGTTGGCAATTGCCCGCAAGATAGCCGATACAAGTGGGTGGGAGCTTCATTACCGTGAAGAAGAAGGGTTGCACATTTTTGAAGTGGATTTCGGGTAA
- a CDS encoding efflux RND transporter permease subunit, with product MIKLIISALRKPLTVMVALLAIVFFAVLAIRNMSIDIFPKLGTPTIYVAQTYGGLAPNQIEGFMTSYYEYHFLYINGIKEVESKTIQGVSLMKLTFHEGTDMSQALAEVVAQVNRSRAFMPPGTVPPFITRFDGGGAPVGQLVFSSETRSLGEIQDLALFKVRPKFASIPGVSAPPPFGGNQRTVLIKADPSKLRSYNISPEELVMAIAKGNTISPSGNIRTADKLLIANQNTVVSDIQELANIPLKKGSGPAVYVRDVAEVQNGSDVASGYALINGSRSVYIPVTKRASASTWDVVKRIKASLPEMQAAVPDDIKVSYEFDQSGYVINSLKTLSFEGVLGAVLTGLMVLLFLGDRRSALIVVLTIPLAILSAVVCLYLTGQTINIMTLGGLALAIGILVDESTVTIENIHRHQEMGKTKARAILDACKEIALPKLLILISILAVFVPSFFMSGTPRAMFLPLTLAVGFAMIASFLLSQTMVPILSNWFLKDHVPKNEDGKFQRFRNRVTGYTKGITNMGGWAIGIYLVVIIAMLASVWQSTGTEIFPKVNSGQLQVRLRMPDGTRIENTEEKTKKFLEVVDEVVGRENVEITSAFVGIQPPSYPVNTIFLWTSGPHEAVVKIKLKETGQDLDVLKETLRKSIAETIPEMRLSFEPADLVDQVMSQGANTSVEIAVQGKNLVESRKFAEEIKNRIEGLSFMRDVQFGIPLNYPSIDLEYDRVRAGQLGLTIEDISRSVTASTSSSRFTQPNYWLDAGSGNAYQVQVEFPQYMVDQPGDIEKVPLKSENGKTVYVGDVSKWKPATVIGEYDRLNQQRFITITGNLHNKDLGSAIKTLRNEVNAMGEPPAGMSVKFRGLAEPLTQTFDELSTGLLLAVAVIFLLLAASFQSFRLSFAVLSTVPAVIAGSFLLIWISGNTLNIQSFMGSIMAIGVAVANAILFVTIAEQYRKDQRQNPHLEGIKDRLRPILMTSIAMIAGMTPMALGLGEGGEQTAPLGIAVIGGLLFSVFATVFILPSVYWQLTGRKHYKSISLDPDDEQSAYFGQ from the coding sequence ATGATCAAACTAATAATATCTGCTTTAAGGAAACCTTTAACGGTTATGGTAGCTCTTTTGGCTATCGTGTTTTTTGCTGTGCTGGCTATCCGGAACATGTCGATCGATATATTCCCGAAGCTGGGTACACCCACTATATATGTGGCTCAAACGTATGGAGGTTTGGCTCCCAACCAAATAGAGGGTTTTATGACCTCCTACTACGAATATCATTTCCTTTACATTAATGGGATTAAGGAGGTGGAAAGCAAAACAATCCAGGGTGTATCCCTGATGAAGCTCACCTTTCATGAAGGAACCGATATGTCTCAGGCCCTGGCGGAAGTAGTGGCCCAGGTCAACCGGTCCAGGGCATTTATGCCTCCGGGTACCGTACCCCCTTTTATTACCCGTTTTGACGGAGGAGGCGCACCGGTAGGCCAATTGGTTTTTAGCAGTGAAACCCGGTCCTTGGGTGAAATACAAGATCTGGCGCTTTTTAAAGTACGCCCCAAATTTGCTTCTATCCCGGGCGTGTCAGCTCCTCCTCCCTTTGGCGGAAACCAGCGTACGGTGCTCATCAAGGCAGACCCTTCCAAGCTGCGTAGTTACAACATCAGCCCGGAAGAACTGGTTATGGCCATTGCCAAAGGCAACACCATATCTCCCTCGGGCAACATCCGGACAGCGGACAAACTCTTGATCGCAAATCAGAATACGGTGGTTAGTGATATTCAGGAACTGGCCAATATTCCCTTGAAGAAAGGGTCCGGTCCAGCAGTATATGTAAGGGATGTGGCCGAAGTACAAAATGGATCTGATGTAGCATCAGGCTATGCTCTGATCAATGGCAGCCGTTCGGTGTATATTCCTGTAACCAAACGGGCGAGCGCCTCCACTTGGGATGTCGTCAAGCGCATAAAGGCAAGCCTGCCGGAAATGCAGGCGGCTGTGCCGGATGACATCAAAGTAAGTTATGAATTTGATCAGTCGGGTTACGTGATCAACTCCCTGAAAACCCTGTCCTTTGAAGGGGTATTGGGAGCAGTGCTTACCGGCTTAATGGTATTGCTGTTCCTGGGTGACAGGCGCAGTGCACTCATTGTGGTTCTCACCATACCGCTTGCCATATTATCGGCAGTAGTGTGCCTCTATCTGACCGGACAGACAATCAATATCATGACATTAGGCGGACTGGCACTGGCGATAGGTATTCTCGTAGATGAATCGACTGTGACGATTGAAAATATCCACCGGCATCAGGAAATGGGCAAGACGAAGGCCCGGGCCATTCTGGATGCCTGCAAAGAAATTGCCTTGCCCAAACTCCTCATCCTGATCAGCATCCTTGCCGTATTTGTCCCGTCCTTTTTTATGAGCGGCACGCCCCGGGCCATGTTCTTACCGCTTACGCTGGCGGTAGGTTTTGCCATGATCGCCTCTTTTCTGCTTTCTCAAACCATGGTACCCATTCTTTCCAATTGGTTTTTGAAAGATCATGTTCCTAAAAACGAAGATGGAAAGTTTCAACGGTTTAGAAACCGGGTAACAGGATATACAAAAGGTATCACAAACATGGGCGGATGGGCCATCGGTATTTACCTGGTAGTCATTATTGCTATGCTTGCGTCCGTTTGGCAGTCTACCGGCACAGAGATATTTCCAAAAGTAAACTCCGGACAGTTGCAAGTCCGGTTAAGGATGCCCGATGGCACCCGTATCGAAAACACTGAAGAGAAAACAAAAAAATTCCTGGAGGTAGTAGACGAGGTGGTGGGTAGAGAAAATGTAGAGATCACTTCAGCATTTGTCGGCATCCAGCCTCCGAGCTACCCGGTCAATACTATTTTTCTATGGACAAGTGGTCCGCATGAGGCAGTTGTCAAGATCAAGCTGAAAGAAACAGGACAAGACTTGGACGTCCTCAAAGAAACCCTCAGGAAAAGCATAGCGGAAACCATACCTGAAATGCGCCTCTCTTTCGAACCTGCTGACCTGGTAGACCAGGTGATGAGCCAGGGGGCCAATACATCGGTGGAAATTGCCGTGCAGGGTAAAAACCTTGTTGAATCACGAAAATTTGCTGAAGAAATAAAGAACAGAATAGAAGGGTTATCTTTTATGCGGGATGTACAGTTTGGCATTCCGTTGAACTATCCTTCCATTGACCTGGAGTACGACCGTGTACGTGCCGGCCAGTTGGGCCTTACCATTGAAGACATCAGCCGGTCGGTAACGGCCTCCACTTCTTCCAGCCGTTTCACCCAGCCCAATTACTGGCTGGATGCCGGATCGGGTAATGCTTATCAAGTGCAGGTAGAGTTTCCACAATATATGGTAGATCAACCCGGTGATATCGAAAAGGTGCCGCTTAAATCGGAAAATGGAAAAACCGTCTATGTGGGTGACGTGAGCAAATGGAAACCGGCTACCGTGATTGGGGAATACGACCGCCTTAACCAGCAACGGTTCATCACCATCACAGGAAACCTGCATAACAAAGACCTGGGAAGCGCCATTAAAACCCTACGTAATGAGGTGAATGCAATGGGTGAACCACCTGCCGGGATGAGTGTTAAATTCAGAGGACTCGCAGAACCTCTCACCCAAACCTTTGATGAACTGAGCACCGGCCTTTTGCTGGCAGTAGCTGTAATATTTCTGCTACTGGCAGCCAGCTTTCAGTCGTTCCGGCTTTCCTTCGCAGTGCTATCTACTGTTCCTGCCGTCATAGCCGGATCCTTCCTTCTTATCTGGATAAGTGGGAACACGCTCAATATTCAATCTTTCATGGGCAGTATCATGGCCATAGGGGTGGCGGTGGCCAATGCCATTTTATTTGTCACCATAGCCGAGCAATATCGGAAAGATCAAAGACAAAACCCACACCTGGAAGGAATAAAGGATCGGTTGAGACCCATACTCATGACCAGCATTGCCATGATAGCTGGTATGACTCCTATGGCGCTTGGACTGGGCGAGGGAGGCGAGCAAACCGCCCCACTGGGGATAGCCGTGATTGGCGGGTTGCTGTTTTCCGTGTTTGCCACCGTGTTCATCCTGCCTTCCGTTTACTGGCAACTTACGGGAAGAAAACACTATAAGAGCATATCACTCGATCCGGACGATGAGCAGAGCGCCTATTTTGGACAGTAG
- a CDS encoding carbohydrate binding family 9 domain-containing protein, translating into MGRFFITFLVWAICYATCKAQTSKPDTIYAEYVQEEIQLDGKPDEAVWKRAVHIKNFTQRELNIGEPATERTEVAILYTAKTLYIGFWGYDRNPQKIIAREMKRDFDWGGEDNFEVIIDTYNDDRNGFLFAINPNAARADAQVLNNGESFNKFWNGVWDAKTTITDEGWFAEIAIPFSTLKFPTDAQEQIWGINFERNIRRKREQLLWQGWSRDSELELLNRAGTLAGLDSILSKDFVEIKPYTIGGGEFTPGQEEGQWNAGGDINYLITPTLRMNLTFNTDFAQVEADRQQINLTRFPLFFPERRLRFPQYHSHGHLSRRFFSEKF; encoded by the coding sequence ATGGGCCGTTTCTTTATCACGTTTCTGGTTTGGGCCATTTGCTATGCTACTTGCAAAGCCCAAACAAGTAAACCGGATACGATTTACGCAGAGTACGTTCAGGAAGAAATTCAGCTTGATGGCAAGCCGGATGAAGCAGTATGGAAGCGAGCCGTACATATCAAAAATTTCACACAGCGGGAATTGAACATTGGTGAACCGGCTACCGAAAGAACAGAAGTTGCGATTCTATATACTGCCAAAACCCTGTACATCGGGTTTTGGGGATATGACAGGAATCCTCAAAAGATAATAGCCCGCGAGATGAAAAGAGACTTTGACTGGGGAGGAGAAGACAATTTTGAGGTGATCATTGATACCTACAATGACGACCGCAACGGATTCCTGTTTGCTATCAATCCCAATGCGGCAAGAGCGGATGCGCAGGTTCTCAATAACGGTGAATCTTTTAATAAATTCTGGAATGGCGTTTGGGATGCCAAAACCACTATTACCGATGAAGGCTGGTTTGCAGAAATAGCCATCCCTTTTTCCACTTTAAAATTCCCCACTGATGCACAGGAGCAGATATGGGGCATCAACTTCGAGCGGAATATCCGCAGAAAGCGTGAGCAACTGCTTTGGCAGGGCTGGTCAAGGGATTCGGAGCTGGAACTGCTGAACAGGGCGGGGACATTGGCCGGCCTGGACAGCATCCTCAGCAAGGATTTTGTTGAAATAAAGCCTTATACTATTGGCGGTGGGGAATTTACACCCGGCCAGGAAGAGGGGCAATGGAATGCCGGTGGGGATATCAACTACCTTATTACACCCACCTTGCGGATGAACCTGACCTTTAATACCGACTTTGCGCAGGTGGAAGCCGACCGCCAGCAAATCAACCTGACCCGCTTTCCCCTGTTCTTCCCGGAACGCAGGTTGCGGTTTCCACAATATCACAGTCATGGGCATTTATCGCGAAGATTTTTCAGCGAAAAGTTTTAA
- the chrA gene encoding chromate efflux transporter: MIDKQVSYKEALKVWVKVAIYSFGGPAGQIAVMHKILVEEKKWISENRFLHALNYCMLLPGPEAQQLATYIGWLLHKTKGGLVAGLLFILPGFISILILSILYAAYRDVGIVEAIFFGIKPAVLAIVIGAVIKIGKRALKNEVMIIMAALAFVAIFFFEVDFPYIIIVAGLTGFIGGRIWEEKFHVIKGHEAKSDQENNYFIDSYIQPVKPSIKKTVKTVLLFITLWALPLVLIALWIGTENIFFSEGLFFSKTAVVTFGGAYAVLAYIAQKAVEDYGWLKSGEMLDGLGMAESTPGPLIQVVQFVGFMGAYRLSGTMDPLLAGILASLLVTWTTFVPCFLFIFTGAPYIEYLRGNKNVTTALSGITAAVVGVVLNLGVWFAIHTLFGKVNESHSLGIRWMMPEWSTINIPSLVIGLIAAFVYFILKWDMLKTILVSIICGILYYFIL, from the coding sequence ATGATCGATAAACAGGTCTCCTATAAAGAAGCCCTAAAAGTGTGGGTTAAAGTTGCCATCTACAGTTTTGGAGGCCCGGCCGGTCAAATTGCCGTGATGCACAAAATATTGGTAGAAGAAAAAAAATGGATCAGCGAGAACCGTTTCTTACATGCATTGAATTATTGCATGTTGTTGCCGGGCCCTGAAGCACAACAACTGGCCACTTACATCGGTTGGCTATTGCACAAGACCAAAGGAGGATTGGTTGCCGGATTACTGTTTATCCTGCCGGGATTCATCTCCATTCTAATCCTGAGTATTCTTTATGCAGCCTACAGGGACGTAGGAATCGTTGAAGCCATATTTTTTGGTATAAAGCCAGCAGTGCTGGCCATCGTTATTGGTGCGGTCATCAAAATAGGTAAAAGGGCGCTAAAAAATGAAGTGATGATAATAATGGCTGCACTGGCATTTGTGGCCATATTTTTCTTCGAGGTGGATTTTCCTTACATCATTATTGTGGCAGGGCTGACCGGTTTTATTGGTGGCAGAATTTGGGAAGAAAAATTTCATGTAATAAAAGGACATGAGGCCAAATCGGATCAGGAGAATAATTATTTCATTGACAGTTATATTCAGCCCGTTAAGCCTTCAATAAAGAAAACAGTCAAAACAGTTTTGCTGTTCATAACCTTATGGGCACTGCCGTTAGTACTGATCGCCCTGTGGATAGGAACAGAAAATATTTTCTTTTCGGAAGGCCTGTTTTTCAGCAAAACGGCTGTGGTCACCTTTGGTGGTGCCTATGCAGTGTTGGCTTATATAGCCCAGAAAGCTGTGGAGGATTACGGCTGGCTCAAAAGTGGGGAAATGCTTGACGGATTGGGCATGGCAGAATCCACCCCCGGGCCGCTCATTCAGGTTGTGCAATTTGTCGGGTTTATGGGAGCTTATCGTTTATCTGGTACGATGGATCCACTTCTGGCCGGAATCTTAGCTTCCTTACTGGTAACCTGGACTACTTTTGTGCCTTGCTTCCTGTTTATATTTACCGGAGCTCCCTATATTGAGTATTTAAGAGGCAATAAAAACGTCACTACTGCCTTGTCCGGAATTACGGCTGCTGTTGTAGGAGTCGTGCTCAACCTTGGCGTGTGGTTCGCTATCCATACACTTTTTGGAAAAGTAAACGAAAGCCATTCCCTGGGGATAAGGTGGATGATGCCTGAGTGGTCTACAATTAACATCCCTTCACTGGTAATCGGACTTATTGCTGCATTTGTTTATTTCATCCTGAAATGGGACATGCTGAAAACAATCCTGGTCAGTATAATATGCGGCATCCTGTATTATTTTATATTGTAA
- a CDS encoding superoxide dismutase: MMNRKDFLRNSAILGGASILPINNVFSQNVTENGMDKLVDSNGNFIQKSLPYNKTFLEPHMDEETLHLHYEFHHGGAVKGANKDLENIKKHLQSGEMDQVDMWTRKLAYHFSSHVLHSIFWSNLTNKKTQPKAELLKQIEKDFGSFDNLKAYISKISKSVEGSGWGILGYQPYSQSLTLLQCENHQKLTQWGVVPLLVIDVWEHAYYLKYKNKRAEFVDTVLEIINWDNVAERFVTAKKLHG; encoded by the coding sequence ATGATGAACAGAAAGGATTTTCTCAGGAATTCGGCAATATTGGGTGGAGCGAGCATCCTTCCCATCAACAACGTTTTTTCACAGAATGTAACAGAAAATGGCATGGATAAACTGGTGGACAGCAATGGTAATTTCATCCAAAAATCGCTTCCATATAACAAGACATTCTTAGAACCACACATGGATGAAGAAACCCTGCACCTGCATTATGAATTCCATCATGGAGGAGCAGTAAAAGGGGCGAATAAAGACCTGGAAAACATCAAAAAACACCTTCAATCAGGCGAGATGGATCAAGTAGATATGTGGACTCGTAAGCTGGCCTATCATTTTTCAAGTCATGTCCTGCATTCCATATTCTGGTCTAATCTGACCAATAAAAAAACACAGCCCAAAGCGGAATTACTGAAACAGATAGAGAAAGACTTTGGCTCTTTTGATAACCTGAAAGCATACATCTCCAAAATTTCCAAATCTGTAGAAGGGAGTGGCTGGGGAATATTGGGCTATCAGCCCTACTCACAATCCCTCACTTTACTGCAATGCGAAAACCACCAGAAGCTCACGCAGTGGGGTGTGGTTCCCCTGTTGGTCATTGATGTATGGGAACATGCTTATTACCTGAAATACAAAAACAAGAGGGCAGAATTTGTCGACACTGTATTGGAAATTATCAATTGGGACAATGTGGCAGAACGGTTTGTAACAGCTAAAAAATTACACGGATAA
- a CDS encoding TolC family protein, whose amino-acid sequence MVRIFKIPLLVAIITFAWTNVHSQTQVPIKQLLETATKNYPAILAAEAQKEASGERVKSTRRTIIPDINASAQANYSTYNNLTGMFYPEYILPVSGPPSTENLNNMVWGSAAGLLMKWEPYTFGRRGNEIKAAESTYEAGVAMKSLTLLEHNVQLSSTYLDYLLALQILDVLESDRKRAEANYEQAVSLATSGLVSGVDTARFHTELSKTKIKILQQQNILHEYKATLSELVAADLPENLVDSTFFRILPQLLGDTEMIHPREQLAIAEWKTSQFQYKAEKLSWLPTLSVLGTAYGRGSGVQLSNNGTTFVDNPSDGFNINRFNYGIGVQLAIPLTQISRYQTQWKAKELEAEADKQKLEEVRLALNKQKSVADNTLITALAIAGETPVQFQDARYAYEAIQSQYQAGLITFTELIEARNELVTAEIELRRSYWEAWKALLYVAAINGNLEIFLNQL is encoded by the coding sequence ATGGTTCGAATATTCAAGATCCCCCTGCTAGTAGCCATCATTACCTTTGCCTGGACGAATGTACATTCCCAGACCCAGGTTCCTATAAAACAGCTACTGGAAACAGCCACAAAAAACTACCCCGCAATTCTTGCCGCAGAGGCACAAAAGGAGGCATCCGGAGAAAGGGTCAAATCCACCAGGCGTACAATTATACCCGATATTAATGCTTCTGCCCAGGCCAACTATTCGACTTATAACAACCTCACCGGGATGTTCTATCCTGAATACATTTTACCGGTGAGCGGTCCCCCATCTACTGAGAATCTCAACAATATGGTCTGGGGTTCGGCTGCCGGTTTGCTCATGAAATGGGAGCCTTACACCTTCGGACGCAGAGGCAATGAGATAAAAGCAGCCGAAAGCACCTATGAGGCCGGGGTGGCCATGAAAAGCCTTACGCTATTGGAACATAACGTGCAATTATCTAGCACCTACCTGGATTACCTCCTCGCCCTTCAAATCCTGGATGTACTGGAAAGCGATCGGAAAAGAGCCGAAGCAAATTACGAACAAGCCGTAAGCCTGGCTACTTCCGGATTGGTTTCGGGGGTGGATACGGCACGTTTTCATACCGAACTATCCAAGACGAAAATTAAGATCCTGCAACAACAAAATATCCTTCATGAATATAAAGCAACACTGTCGGAATTGGTTGCGGCTGATTTACCTGAAAACCTGGTGGATTCGACCTTTTTTAGAATATTACCACAGTTATTAGGAGATACAGAAATGATCCATCCGAGAGAACAGTTGGCTATAGCCGAGTGGAAAACATCACAATTCCAATATAAAGCGGAGAAACTAAGCTGGCTGCCCACCCTAAGTGTATTGGGTACTGCTTATGGTCGTGGTTCCGGTGTGCAGCTCAGCAACAACGGCACCACCTTTGTCGATAACCCGTCTGACGGATTTAATATCAACCGGTTCAATTATGGCATTGGTGTACAACTTGCCATACCGCTGACCCAGATCAGCCGCTATCAAACCCAGTGGAAAGCAAAGGAACTGGAAGCTGAAGCCGATAAACAGAAACTGGAAGAAGTTCGCCTGGCCCTCAACAAGCAAAAGTCCGTTGCTGATAACACATTAATCACTGCACTGGCCATTGCCGGGGAAACACCTGTACAATTCCAGGATGCCCGTTATGCGTATGAAGCCATACAATCCCAGTACCAGGCAGGGCTGATAACCTTTACGGAGCTGATTGAAGCCCGGAATGAGCTGGTAACAGCAGAAATCGAACTTCGAAGATCCTATTGGGAAGCCTGGAAAGCATTACTGTATGTAGCCGCCATAAATGGTAACCTGGAAATCTTTTTAAACCAATTGTAG
- a CDS encoding efflux RND transporter periplasmic adaptor subunit, with translation MRKYILPILYMAIVSGCSNKAENSNMESKGGPAKKAEIITVSYENAPQALTLPAELHAFEKAGLNARVQGYVSEVLVDIGDKVKKGAVLIKIEAPEVKAAYAEARSEVESARADYLSSKDVFERLVKASGKPGTVSESDLIKAKNKAMADSTRLVAADYTATAKQQLLDYLTIRAPFNGVITQRNTDPGNLVGGNNGVPLLVIENNQKLRLKVPVPEALTGSSVAENAVTFKVEPFPATLFNADFYRRARSIDPDTRTEMWEFIVHNQKGELNAGLFAEIQLHIQRTGGSIWVPQSAVLTTLRRKAVGKVVEGKLKWVEVKTGMKNESTVEVFGALDAGDHILLQPNEEMTEGMPIN, from the coding sequence ATGAGAAAATACATCCTACCAATTTTATATATGGCCATTGTTTCTGGCTGTTCGAATAAAGCTGAAAACAGCAACATGGAAAGCAAAGGTGGGCCGGCAAAAAAAGCGGAAATAATAACAGTGAGTTACGAAAATGCCCCACAGGCCCTGACACTCCCGGCAGAGTTGCATGCTTTTGAAAAGGCCGGGCTGAATGCCAGGGTGCAGGGATATGTAAGCGAGGTGCTGGTGGATATTGGTGATAAAGTAAAAAAAGGAGCAGTCCTGATAAAAATAGAAGCACCGGAAGTAAAGGCAGCTTATGCTGAAGCCCGTAGCGAGGTAGAGTCTGCCAGAGCAGATTATTTGAGTAGCAAAGATGTCTTTGAGCGGTTGGTGAAAGCCTCCGGAAAGCCTGGTACGGTTTCAGAATCCGACCTGATCAAAGCAAAGAACAAAGCTATGGCTGACAGCACCCGGCTGGTGGCAGCAGATTATACCGCCACGGCAAAGCAACAATTGCTGGATTATCTTACCATCCGGGCACCTTTCAACGGAGTGATCACCCAAAGGAATACCGATCCGGGAAATCTTGTCGGAGGAAATAATGGTGTCCCTTTGTTGGTGATCGAAAACAATCAAAAATTGCGGTTAAAGGTACCGGTGCCGGAAGCCTTGACCGGAAGTTCTGTGGCGGAGAACGCTGTGACATTTAAAGTAGAGCCATTTCCCGCGACATTGTTCAATGCAGATTTTTACCGGAGAGCCAGAAGCATCGATCCGGACACCCGCACAGAGATGTGGGAATTTATCGTGCACAATCAAAAAGGTGAGTTGAATGCAGGGCTTTTTGCAGAAATACAATTACATATTCAGCGAACCGGTGGAAGTATATGGGTACCTCAAAGTGCTGTATTGACCACCCTCCGTAGAAAAGCTGTGGGAAAGGTGGTAGAGGGTAAGCTGAAATGGGTAGAAGTAAAAACAGGCATGAAAAACGAAAGTACGGTTGAGGTGTTTGGCGCGCTTGATGCCGGGGATCACATCCTCTTGCAGCCCAATGAAGAAATGACAGAGGGAATGCCTATCAACTAA